ACACTAATACTTTTTGTTCCAGGACCGCGAAGAAAAAGTAGCCAAACAGAGACATTCCACATCATCAGTAGTGTCTCTGTCAACCCAGCCAACTCCTTCCACCAGCTCAGCGCCAGATGCTGAACCTGAAGTTATTGGAGCTGGACTCCCGTTAATACAAAGACTACTCttattaaaagcaaaagaaGAAAGAGAGAAGAACCAACTCACCCCAACCACAAGCAATCAACCCTCTAGTTCCGATACAATTAGTCCTAGTTCCATCAAAAGTCCTTTAAGCCCTACCATAAAGACTCTCAGCCCAATAAGAAAGGGTTCAGAATCTAGTTCCCCAGGTAAATTACAGAGCCCAACCACTAAAACTTCTAGAAAGAATTCTTCAGGTTCAAGTGACGGCGCGTCTCGCCCGAAAGTTAGTTTTAgagataaaatattacaagtcCAAAGTGACGGCACTGCTGTATGCCAACCACTCAATAAAGATATAAGCGAAAAGCCTGCAGCAGTAGTCGAACCAACGCCAAAAACCGAAAGTAATTTGATATCTATTCCACATTCCGTTGTCAGCAAAATAAAATCCCCAGCTAAAGCTGTCGGATCAACATTTCgagataaattaaaactattgcaAAGTGGAAAAGATTCAGATACGTCAGCGGAAAAAAGTAAACAAGCGTCTGTAGAAAAAGCTCCTGTAGAAATTAGTCCCATGCCAGCGTCTGAAGTTAAAGAAGAAACCAAAAGTAAAAAGCCTTGGAATAAACTTAAAAAGGCAGCTATATTAGGTGAGTCTAAAAGTCAAAGCAAAACTAGTTTAGAAGAGAAGAAAGATACTGAAGCTTGTAGTGAAGTGAAAGAAGAAAGCAAACCTGAAGCAGCTGTAAATATATGTGTGCCTCTGGTGACCACGGCGGAGCTTGTTAAAATAgacaataataatgttgaaGTTGCTAGTGATAGTGATAAAGATAAACCTAAGCTTTGCTTAACAGGCCCTTTGGAACCCGTCCAAGAAAAATCATTAGATTTATTAACGTTGTCTCCGAAGAAAAATGTATCTAACGTAGTGAAAACTCCTGAAGCAAAAACTACACCCATGACACCAGGTATGTTGCTACCGagagttaaaaaatataggtcTATAGATGATTTATCCCCAGAATATGGTGGACTACCGTTCGTAaagaagttaaaaatattaaatgaaaggCAAAAGCTAGCTGAACTAGAGAAAGTAGTTAAAATTCGGAGTTCTAGTCTAGATTGCACCAGTTCATCTGAAGATTTACTAGGTGATACATTAACTAGGAGTCATTCAGAAGGTAGCACTATGGACAAGAGGAAATTTAAGCGAAAATCTATAGATTCTGTAGGAAGTCACGAATCCAACGAAACACTAGAACGACGAACGCTAAAATCTATATTAAAGAAATTATCTGAAGATGTTACACCAGCAGAAAGTCCCGAGCGTAGTAATGAACTGAAAAGGCTTATCCGTGCACCAACTTTAGAAGGATATGCTGCAAGACATTCAAAATTTGCAAAGAGCGTAACATTTCATCGTCATACGTTACCGTCACCCCCAGCTAGTGCTCCAGCTGATTCTCTTAGTGACGATGTTTTCCATATGCCGGAACCTATCGTCGAGCCCACTCCTCGCATATCTCCTCCACCACCGACGGAACCAGAATTACCTCCAAGCGAATGTCCCGGAAATCAAATAGTAAAACCTGCAGAAAACATAACCAAAGATTACGGAATAAATATTAGAACTGATTATGAACTGCAGCAAAATATAGATCCAATGTATGATTTCAAATCCCTAAGACCTGAAGAAATCAAAGTGCCTTCAGAGAAACCTAAACTCACTTTAATATCAGCTGTTGCTAACCAAAGGAAATTGCTACGGGGTAAATATATGTTTCTATATATTAACTAACATGATGAATACGTTACAGTGCTATATTGTGTAAACGAAGAAGATTTATATTCTTTGACAGGTTCGCTTGAAGAACAGGAATACTTCGGAGAAGTTTTACTAGGCATCAAACAAGTTATACAAGGTCACTTGCATGAAGTCCAAGGAAAATTTCAAGAAAGGTAATATCTAAAACCAATCTTATATGATTACTGGTAGTTTGTAATTAAATGGATCAAAACCTTACATACAAAAGATATCTTATTGCTTGCAAAgtaattctaaaatatttcagaTTCAATAGTTTAGAAAATGAAGTACGCAAACGCGACGAAATCATAAGTCAACTGCAGAAGCGTATTCAAGAATTAGAACGACTAGGGCTGTCAGGTATGAGTCCGACGCAGCAACCGCCAGAACTTGAAGAAACAGAACCGGAGGACCAAATTGAAGAAGCAGTCGCTACAAGTCAACCTTTATCTAAGAACGGCAGCTCTGGCAGTGATGATGCATCGGTAGCCGAAGAAGGGTTTatggtaaatatatttaaacattttaaccCTACTCTACCCAGAATGCAAAGTTATAAAAACTTCTCTAATACACTTTTTTCCTTGGCTTATAACATCTAGCTTTATCTTTACACAACATTTCATACATTTAGGTCGAAAACAGTACAAGCTCTGAAGTGACAGACCAGGCTGATGTTAAGACGGAGTCACAGACTGAACGGTCTTAAAATAGTTAGGTAATGCTACTCTCTCCAGAGACCTCAATATACAACATTTCAAGGACAATAAAGGAACTGAGCTGTTTAAATTTCAGAGAGGCGACTCTCTAGACACGGTATTTGCAACATCGCCACCTACCGCAAGCGCAGACGAAGCAGAAAAAGACAGAACACCTGAAAGAGAAACAGCTCCTTCACATGGAGCGTCATCAAGTTCAGAAATCACTGAAGAAAAACTTACAGAACTGACCGAAGGTATAGAACTGGCAAAGCTCTCTTATTCCGAATTGCAAAGTTTAGCTGTTTCACTCTCAAGAGCGGACAAGAAGTCGTCCAGCAAAGAGGAGTGGACTGTGAGCAAGTCAAAACGATTAGATCTCAACTTAGATGGCAAAGCTGGCACATATTCGAGGAAGAGGGCGGCGAAGTTGAGACAAAGGAAATCTTGGGAGGACCAGAGTGATCAAGAGAGTATGGAGATGCAAGATCTGACGAGGTAAAGCTctaaaatatatgataatacAACATACCATACACTTTCTTAAcgtattatttatgttactctCCCATTAGATACGATTTATGTAATTATTCTTCTTCGTCAGACCAATGTCACCCCACACAACATCCGAGGATCGTTCCCTCCTCTCTCCGGAGCAGTCCAGCCTCCGTGCGTGTCGGCGAGCGATGCACCCCTTCCACTTCTTCGGCAGCCACCTGGACAGCACCAAGTCCAAGATCAAGAAGACGCTGTCAGTAGACACGGGGATGCATCACACTGGAAAGAATGAGAGGAGTGAGTTTTCATGGTTCGGTCGTAAATTccaatacaataacaaaacatttttacctTCAGCCCTACGTGCaatatgttatatattatataccttgCACCTGTGATATTCCAACAATTTGTGGTATGGGAAGTAGGTAGTGTAATAGGGAAACAATTCGATACATCGTCAAACACTCTCCGTTACGTACTGAAACACTCAGTAAGGTTTTTGTGAGACCAAATATCAAAATTGATTCAAATACTGActgacttattttttttaactctggcttgcagaaataaaaatgacagtttatattttgttttcatttcttCTGGTCGCCGTACAGTACTATTCTACATTGATTAAATCAGGTCCATTTCCAGAACAAGGGCGTCCGCGGCAGCA
The DNA window shown above is from Anticarsia gemmatalis isolate Benzon Research Colony breed Stoneville strain chromosome 20, ilAntGemm2 primary, whole genome shotgun sequence and carries:
- the Cngl gene encoding cyclic nucleotide-gated ion channel-like isoform X9; the protein is MYGSTQGGPKFLPRRGLKSRLLQFRSNRGYVFTIVSYLIGVFIFATIVGQVGNVITNRNANRLEFERLLDGAKTYMRHHKVPGGMKRRVLRWYDYSWSRGRIQGGGDINTALGLLPDKLKTELALHVNLSVLKKVTIFQECQPEFLHDLVLKMKAYIFTPGDSICRKGEVAREMFIIADGILEVISETGRVLTTMKAGDFFGEIGILNLDGLNKRTADVRSVGYSELFSLSREDVLAAMKDYPEAQEILQTLGRKRLQEAKNMSRKCAKGPKKAKGEVSPDKMSGDDSASKRIVHKLRSDVKGIRNAIRSRSRAGRRSGESLELQALAGAERSSTTEGKMLRRMPRVESDDSQPHNHEDGNGETTSGSKDGEKCISPIGAGLPLLSRLKLLKEKQDREEKVAKQRHSTSSVVSLSTQPTPSTSSAPDAEPEVIGAGLPLIQRLLLLKAKEEREKNQLTPTTSNQPSSSDTISPSSIKSPLSPTIKTLSPIRKGSESSSPGKLQSPTTKTSRKNSSGSSDGASRPKVSFRDKILQVQSDGTAVCQPLNKDISEKPAAVVEPTPKTESNLISIPHSVVSKIKSPAKAVGSTFRDKLKLLQSGKDSDTSAEKSKQASVEKAPVEISPMPASEVKEETKSKKPWNKLKKAAILGESKSQSKTSLEEKKDTEACSEVKEESKPEAAVNICVPLVTTAELVKIDNNNVEVASDSDKDKPKLCLTGPLEPVQEKSLDLLTLSPKKNVSNVVKTPEAKTTPMTPGMLLPRVKKYRSIDDLSPEYGGLPFVKKLKILNERQKLAELEKVVKIRSSSLDCTSSSEDLLGDTLTRSHSEGSTMDKRKFKRKSIDSVGSHESNETLERRTLKSILKKLSEDVTPAESPERSNELKRLIRAPTLEGYAARHSKFAKSVTFHRHTLPSPPASAPADSLSDDVFHMPEPIVEPTPRISPPPPTEPELPPSECPGNQIVKPAENITKDYGINIRTDYELQQNIDPMYDFKSLRPEEIKVPSEKPKLTLISAVANQRKLLREDLYSLTGSLEEQEYFGEVLLGIKQVIQGHLHEVQGKFQERFNSLENEVRKRDEIISQLQKRIQELERLGLSGMSPTQQPPELEETEPEDQIEEAVATSQPLSKNGSSGSDDASVAEEGFMRGDSLDTVFATSPPTASADEAEKDRTPERETAPSHGASSSSEITEEKLTELTEGIELAKLSYSELQSLAVSLSRADKKSSSKEEWTVSKSKRLDLNLDGKAGTYSRKRAAKLRQRKSWEDQSDQESMEMQDLTRPMSPHTTSEDRSLLSPEQSSLRACRRAMHPFHFFGSHLDSTKSKIKKTLSVDTGMHHTGKNERSPFPEQGRPRQHRKFSLGSFFGYHRGAAHKATNNCSEVVLDMGSDYSWSDTTSTSSSSDSESMPRTPMFEEFVENSSRRGRASSSSHGSMSPIRALPGSGGDWEVMMLADELEKREREKEREETRRHHYPTTLRDLEEVKLVQESDTPHREDSPDEFSTLEESNSSSTTHLLSRSVSDASHKSLETSFTEHAPRQPRQLRVGSVGEPPRPESSLRQSRGLILRAASLDREPNAGPQRRFGSVKSASTDSHKRL